Proteins from a genomic interval of Lolium perenne isolate Kyuss_39 chromosome 1, Kyuss_2.0, whole genome shotgun sequence:
- the LOC127310655 gene encoding uncharacterized protein, with the protein MAVAGTASPPLPVALPVFFSSASSHQASPIAARHPPGGQGPREVGEPNEVCARIGARVSRRALYLLDQGWPVILREFGVDNRGGNVNDNRYYGCAAAVAADLNLDCALWTLQGSTTSGRACWTYAQQDGRLTLRDSPMLCLHAGVRFAGHVGRRARRHSGLPAWNRHALPGRRRRRPERGHQPVPVPQCGQQLRPGEPVVQAGDQQQERRCQGNAALAAAPQATELQASCRTTAAHRHRPPTKTSCASSYGRKFSPLISHARLI; encoded by the exons ATGGCCGTCGCCGGGACCGCATCGCCGCCGCTCCCCGTCGCCCTACCTGTCTTCTTTTCCTCCGCGTCTTCTCACCAAGCGTCGCCCATCGCCGCTCGCCATCCCC CTGGTGGACAAGGACCCCGAGAGGTCGGGGAACCCAACGAGGTGTGCGCCCGCATCGGCGCCAGGGTGTCCCGCCGCGCGCTATACCTGCTCGACCAGGGCTGGCCGGTCATCCTCCGCGAGTTCGGCGTCGACAACCGCGGCGGCAACGTCAACGACAACCGCTACTACGgctgcgccgccgccgtcgccgccgaccTCAACCTGGACTGTGCGCTCTGGACGCTGCAGGGGAGTACTACCTCCGGGAGGGCGTGTTGGACGTACGCGCAGCAGGACGGGCGGCTGACCCTGCGGGACAGCCCGATGCTGTGCCTCCACGCCG gggtGAGATTCGCCGGCCATGTCGGGCGTCGTGCTCGTCGCCATAGCGGCCTGCCTGCCTGGAACCGGCATGCTCTGCCTGGACGTCGGCGCCGACGGCCGGAGCGTGGTCACCAACCCGTGCCGGTGCCTCAGTGCGGACAGCAGCTGCGACCCGGAGAGCCAGTGGTTCAAGCTGGTGACCAGCAGCAGGAGCGTCGCTGCCAGGGAAATGCTGCTCTCGCAGCTGCCCCTCAAGCTACAGAGCTCCAA GCCAGTTGCCGGACCACCGCAGCTCATCGTCATCGTCCACCTACAAAGACTTCCTGCGCAAGTTCATATGGAAGAAAATTCTCTCCCTTGATAAG TCATGCCAGGTTGATTTGA